DNA sequence from the Candidatus Sulfuricurvum sp. RIFRC-1 genome:
AATTTCCCCTCAGTACCCCGAGATCATCTACCAAATGAAACGGGGGGATGGACTCATCGCCCAAATCGTGTCCGATGCTTCGGGTAAGAAAATCGCCGCAATCCATATCCTCAACCCGCAGGTTAAAAACAAACGGAACCTCGGACTGGGTGATTCATTGCCTCAAGCTAAAACATTGACATGCCCTAATGCCCTTTGTTCTTACGATAATGAGCCCTCAGTACACTACCGGATCGATCCAAAAACACGAACCATTCTCGAAATAACCTTTCAAAAGCTATAATACGTCATGGACACTTTTTTTATTGAATTTCGCGATCCCCTTTTTGGTGTTGTCGTTTTTTTTATCCTCCTCTTTATTCTCTCGTTTTTGAGCTACTGGTGGGGACGATACAAAACATCCCGAGAGCATCGTGATCTCGAATCATTTTTAGGAAAATTCGAATCGCTTGAAGAAGAGGCAAAACTCTCTGAGCAAGTGCAGAGCAACTCCCTCACCAGCGAATCATGGCTTTTACTGGCACAAAGCTTTGAGCATCAAGGGAACTATGAAAAGAGCGTTGAAATCTATCACGCCCTCCTCTCAAAAAATCGTGATCCCATCTTTCAAAAAGACGCTTTATTACTGTTAGGAAAAAGTTTTTTCAAAGCAGGATTTTTAGAACGTTCCCGTCAGAGTTTTCTCCAAATTCTAAGCAATGCACCCAGAACACCCCAAGCACTCCATTTTTTAGTCCTCATCTATGAACAACTTCAGCAATACGATAAAGCGCTAGAAGTCATGGAGTCCCTACAAGAACTCTCACCCGAAACGATCAATGAAAAATTCTATTTGGAATGCAAACTTCTCATTAGCGATCACCGTATCAGTATCGATGAAAAAGCGCACCGGTTGATTGCATTTTACGAAACCCATCACTGTTTAGGGTATATGGTGTATGAATGGCTTTTTACGTATCGTCCGCTTTTGGCGTGGAAACATTTCGATCAATCCCTCAGCGAACGGCTCAGCGATGTATTGTGGCGTGTAGGGGATGAAAATCTCGATTTGGATATAATTGCAAGCAACACCTATCTGCGTGAGCTTTTCAGTGCAAAAAGCTCAGTAGAGCTGGCAGAGGGAAGCTCGATTTTCGAGCTTGACACC
Encoded proteins:
- a CDS encoding tetratricopeptide repeat protein; translation: MDTFFIEFRDPLFGVVVFFILLFILSFLSYWWGRYKTSREHRDLESFLGKFESLEEEAKLSEQVQSNSLTSESWLLLAQSFEHQGNYEKSVEIYHALLSKNRDPIFQKDALLLLGKSFFKAGFLERSRQSFLQILSNAPRTPQALHFLVLIYEQLQQYDKALEVMESLQELSPETINEKFYLECKLLISDHRISIDEKAHRLIAFYETHHCLGYMVYEWLFTYRPLLAWKHFDQSLSERLSDVLWRVGDENLDLDIIASNTYLRELFSAKSSVELAEGSSIFELDTLIALRRCGAGKATLEFEYTCDACNQISFLPFHRCPHCHAIDTVQNIMNLSKERFEENNSLQ